The following proteins are encoded in a genomic region of Garra rufa unplaced genomic scaffold, GarRuf1.0 hap1_unplaced_002, whole genome shotgun sequence:
- the LOC141305398 gene encoding thioredoxin-interacting protein-like, with amino-acid sequence MVAMTKRVKVFEIVFNDPSKTFYCSGDKVAGKILVEVLEVTRVMAMKVLGVGCAKVEYAKGKQRCREEVDYLKYEEVVHLDDQPADTDGSVILRPGNKYEYSFGFELPQQGHLVSSYKGKFGFVQYFVKALMERPAQPALECKRHFEVEEPLDVNTPDLLSPTGGMKEKKVTCMFIPDGQVSLNAKIDRRGFCEGEEICIDAKFENTCSRIVVPKAAIIAKHTYQANGRTKVFRQKLSSVRGNHIISGMCDAWQGKSIRVPKIKPSILGCNIIRVEYALMIYMHIPGSDKLVLELPLVIGTVPYNGFGSRTNSMSSQDGSVSNASNSWVSLRMPSSAPPSYCDVTRDCSMDQPLTPLLDDYDGGDSPIFMNAPQFQFPPLPAYSEIDEEFNGNARMLPVC; translated from the exons ATGGTGGCGATGACAAAAAGAGTCAAGGTCTTCGAGATCGTTTTCAACGATCCATCCAAGACCTTCTACTGCAGTGGAGATAAAGTGGCTGGGAAGATCTTGGTGGAGGTCTTGGAGGTGACCAGAGTGATGGCCATGAAGGTCCTAGGAGTCGGATGCGCCAAAGTGGAGTACGCGAAAGGCAAACAGAGATGCCGTGAAGAAGTTGACTATCTGAAGTATGAAGAAGTGGTTCATCTGGATGACCAGCCAGCTG ACACAGATGGTTCGGTCATCCTCCGCCCTGGCAACAAGTATGAATACTCCTTCGGCTTTGAGCTTCCTCAACAAGG ACATCTGGTGTCTTCCTACAAGGGAAAGTTTGGCTTTGTTCAATACTTCGTGAAGGCTCTGATGGAAAGACCTGCTCAGCCCGCTTTGGAGTGCAAGAGGCACTTTGAAGTTGAAGAACCCTTGGATGTCAACACTCCAGACTTGCTG TCCCCAACTGGAGGCATGAAGGAGAAGAAGGTCACCTGCATGTTCATCCCAGACGGCCAAGTTTCTCTGAACGCCAAAATCGACAGGCGTGGTTTCTGCGAGGGTGAAGAGATCTGCATCGATGCCAAATTTGAAAACACCTGCTCTCGCATCGTGGTACCCAAAGCGGCCATCATCGCCAAGCACACCTACCAGGCCAACGGCCGCACCAAGGTCTTCAGGCAAAAGCTCTCCTCAGTACGCGGCAACCACATTATCTCGGGCATGTGCGACGCCTGGCAAGGCAAGAGCATCCGTGTGCCCAAGATCAAGCCGTCTATTTTGGGTTGCAACATCATTCGAGTCGAATATGCGCTCATG ATTTACATGCACATCCCAGGAAGCGATAAGTTGGTTCTGGAGCTGCCTTTGGTCATTGGGACCGTTCCCTACAATGGTTTCGGTAGCCGCACCAACAGCATGAGCAGCCAAGATGGCTCCGTCAGCAATGCATCGAATAGCTGGGTGTCCCTACGGATGCCATCATCCGCCCCGCCAAGCTACTGCGACGTTACACGCGACTGCAGTATGGACCAACCTCTTACGCCTCTATTGGATGACTATGATGGTGGAGACAGTCCTATCTTCATGAACGCACCCCAATTCCAGTTTCCCCCACTCCCTGCTTATTCTGAG ATTGACGAGGAGTTCAACGGCAATGCTCGCATGCTTCCTGTCTGCTGA